A window of Cervus elaphus chromosome 23, mCerEla1.1, whole genome shotgun sequence genomic DNA:
GGGCCTTGTACCTGGGGCCACGTGCCGCACACACCGACCCGACGCTGCTCAGTGAGACTTCACGCCGACGAGGACAACAATGAGGACAATGATGACGACAAGTAATATTAAAATCACAAGCATCTTCCGATTCTTCTTTTGATACTGCTCTGCCTAcagaaagaggagggagaaaaggtCGTCATTCTCTCCAAAATCAAGTCTGGCTTGTTTCTAGTCCTAGCTTCTGGCTGTACCCGCACACCCGACATCTCTGCCACCGGCTCCACCATCACAATTGCTGCCATTAACTCCTAGGGTCCAGTCGACTCCCATGGCCCCCGAGTTCTCTACCTACAGGCTTCACGAAGCACCTGCTGGGAATCCACCATCACCTGAGGGCCGCGGGAGAAGTCCAAGGCTCTGCCTTCAGCTCCACACAGCCCACCTCTCCTCACATCCCCCTCCACCAACCACAAGGACCCAGTCTTTCTATGGAAGCCCCTCGCTTCCAGACACGGTTCTCTGAAGGAACGCACAGCTCCTTCATTGAGAAGTCTAACTTCTGGCTCCAGTGACCCCAGCCAGAAGGGAGAGAATTGAGGGCCCCAGAAAAGCTCTTCTACCTCCTCTGAGTCTGCAAACAAGAAGAAATTCATCCTTGGAAGTATTGAGTTGGACAAAAAAGTTAATTTAGGTTTTTCCGTAAGATGCCATAGGAAAACCCAGACcgactttttgaccaacccaacaGAAACGGGAAAGTTGCCCCACGGGGTCAGGTGCAGAAAGAAACCACCCGAGTTGAGTCATCCTGTGTGTCTAGTGACACACGCCTATCACGCCGGAACATGAcccagagaaaggagaggggaggagacagtAGCGAAGGTATCCCTGAGCACATGGGGAGAGCATATTCCCCACACTCCTGTAGGCGCACCACCTCATGGCAAAGGTGAGggcaaagatgaaagtgaaagcaaggAGGAGACAGCTTGAGGGCAGCGCGTGCTAGGAAGGCCCAGCCTCCCGTGCCCACTTCCCCATCCCCACCAACCTTCTGACCAGCAGTTCTGTGTCCTAAGTGAGCCCGCCCACCCTCCAGGAGCCACTCATCCACAGGAGGAAACCTCAGGACACGTTCACCTGTCTGGAGAGCCTGGCCCGGAAGAAGTGACTCTAAGGCCCCCCGCCAGCCTCAGATGAGCCGACCGCCAAGGCAACGGCCAGCCAAGCCCGAGAGAGGACAGTACGTGCTCACTCTTGTAGTCAGTAACCACCACTGAAGCCGACACCAGGTGATATACTTTAAAACCTCTCAAAATGATTTATAAAGTCGAACCTTAAACAAATTTTTTAGTTCCCACTAGATATGTACACCCCCGCAGAGAAAGCTTTTCCCCTTTATCTCTGTTGTATTACAAAACATGTTTTGCTAGTTTTTATTTAAGAAACTTCAAAAGTGACGCATAATTCAACAGCATATGAAGGCCCAGACATTACCGAGTGAAAAACTAAAGTTAGCTTTCACATTTTTAACACATAAAATGCGGCAACCAAATGAACCGaatgcttaaaaaattaaaaagcctcCTGTGTCCACAAGGCAGACCTCCTCTTTCTCAGTGTCTGCTGGCGTCCCACCCACTCCCACCCTGCACATGGTAACAAGCATACAGAAGAGGAAGGTGAGGGTTTCTGGTCAGACCTGTGTGAGGCCTCACCTTCCGTAAATCTGACACCATGGTCAGGTGTGGTCACCTCTACCACAGGAAATGACTGGTCTCAGAGAAATGATAGAGAAGTACATTAGTGAATCGAGAAAATGACCATTACACATGGCTAAGAGTACCGCTGTCCATGAGGGGATGGACAGAATTTACTTCATCTGTGaagtatttcattccttctaaAGAAAATATGCACCCAATTATATATAAGAGTCACTCAGCAGTGTACATATGTGTTTCTCATGGTTGAGTAcaagatttttaaagatgttttccatttatttttaacaaacatCATGAAAAACATTCCGGAGACAGCCATCAGATTATTagcaaagaatgaaaaagctaATACTCTCACTTCAACAGACTACTCTCTCCTCAAGGTGGTACACAGATATACTGTggtaattaaaagagaaaattagattTTTATCTTCTCCAGAATGAATCCCCACCAGCAATTCATCAGAAAAGTATCACAACAAGGGAGGTCTGAGTCAGCAGCAACCAGCAGACAGAATGCGCAACACGGATTTTAACAAATACCCACTCGATCGATTCCCTAAAACAAGAGGCCCTAGccaaggaataaaatattttctaaaaggaaGAAAACCCTGACTCTTTCAGAGTTTGCTGTCACAGAAGGGGGTTCTCAGCAACTTCAACTCTGCATGTAGGGTGCACCGGGATTCACTAACTTCAGGCAAATGGCCACAGCCCACATGGTGGGCTCTGAATAACATGACAGGCTGCATTTTCACAGCCCCATCTAGAGCTGATGAGAGAGGAAAGTGCCGGGGACAGTTAAGACAAAAGACAAGCCTCGTATGAATTCTTGATATGGGAAAACAATTCTTCAAATTCTCAGCCACTGAAAAATATGCCATTACCTTGTGGAGCTGTTTCAAGCCGTCTTCAGTTTTGATACAGGACTGTTCAACATTATAGTCGATTCTATCAAGGACGGTACCCTGGGTGATAAATGACAGTCACAGACAATCAACAAGCGCAACTGGGAAAATGGAGCTTCAGAAATGAGAGATGCAGATTGCAGGCATCGtcatccatgggattatctgtTCTACTTGACTGTGGGGAAAGGGACACCCTGTCAGCTCTGGAGTCCATCACCAAGCAGAGTGAGGTGCTCGGTGGCAGAGTGCCGCCGTCAGCTGCAGGAAAGCCCAGCTCATAAGAAGAAAATACTGACAAATTGAGGTTTCTTTCTTGGATTTAGCCACTACAGGATACTCCATATTCAGGCTTACTGGGGCTTTAAGAAATATATGGTTCAGTGGAAACAGGCTCTGAGTGGCGAAGGGCTTGCTTCTGTGCCCATCTGTGGCTTAAACTCGCAGGTTCAAGGAAGCAGAGAAGGCCAGTTAAGTCAGGCCTGATTAGAACGAGGTCTGGAAACTGACTATCATGTCTGAACATCTCCATGTGCCTCCATGGGTCAGAGCAAACACAATTAGCTCCAACACACCATGTAAAATCACACATTCGCCTCCAGGAGTTTTGCTTGtaattttttaattgctgagttcAAACAGGAAGAAGGGAACACCAGGCTCCATGGAAGGAGGGGGCTCTGAACAGAAGTGTGCTGCGTCGGGAGGGACGACAGCACGAGCAGTTCCGTGAGAGCCCCGGGAGTAATTAACCTAACTAGATCTTCCACAGCCTCGTCCGCTCCAGTCTGCAGCTGGTTTCGGGGGATCAGGACCCAAATCCCCACTGGCAAGATAATAAAACACCCTAATCAGATTGTAACAGTGAACAAACAATCTAATTCTACTTGAGGGCTAGTGGTTCCAGTTGCTGTTACACAATAACCTGCCAAAATTAGATGGGAAAACTTATCCATCGTCAGAATCACCGCTGAGCGTGGACAGAGCCAGCCAGGCCCCCGGCATCAGGTGCTCTGGGAGCAGCCCTGGGATGGAGGCAGAGAATGTGAGCACTGTCACGGACACCTGTTTCTCATCTAAGAAATAGTTTATTAGTGTTTTTATGGGGCATGACAGCAGTCTGTATATAatttgtacacatatatacatacacacatacatagtgAGTTGGGAaagttccctggagtaggaaacggcaacccactccagtattcttgcctgggagaatcccatggacagaggagcctggagggctacagtccatggggtcaccaagagtcggacacgatttagcacacacactgtATACACACAGAAGGAATGGGTTCCAACTGTTTTCCTGACAAAAGTGCAGAATCGAAAAGCCTGGGGAAGAATGAGGTATCAGGGCAGGAGAGCCCACTGACGAAGCGGGTAGACACACACACCTGTTCTACGATCATGGCTCCCAGGTCCCTGAATATCTCGTTCAGGTCGGAGATGGACTGCACGATCTGGCGGATCTCCCGCTCCCGCTCCTCCACCAGCAGCGTGTTCTGCTCCACCAGCACTAGCTGCTCGTCTGTGAAACCCTAGCCAGACAAAGAGGACGAAATGTGCACATTAGAATTCTTCCCAAGAAAGTGATGGTGTACCATTTTAGATAtaacttaaagaaaataaaatctgaaactaTTTCTATAGAGCATATAACACACAAGCACTTATTTTTCTCTAACAAGAAAGATCTGATCTCCCTGAATCAGTGGGCTCTAAAGCATCACCGGCCAAAGCGGGGGACACAGAGAACCTCTTGTCTGCAGCTGCCCCAGGGCCAAGTGGCAAGAGCACCAGGGAGAAGCCCGCACGTCTCAGGGTTCTTTCCAGGAGTGGGGTGTGCAGACTGCTTTCCAAAAGGTTCTGGAAGGCAGCTGACAGGGTCTCCCTGCAGtctttggaaaggaagaaacaatatGGCCCCCATGACTGTTCTCCCACCAGCTGCAAAGCACTTGATGGATGTGCACACCATGCAGTGCCGATCCATCTGCATCTCAGGGAAGTTAAAAGTCAGCTAAGAGAAGGGAACAGAGTGGAGCACACATGCGCAGCAGGCGGGTCTGGGGCCCCGACACATACCCGGTCATACAGAGTATTATCCTCTCCATCGTCCATCAGCGGTACTGATGTAGCAAAAAAATGCTGGGATCTTTCCTCTCGATTCTTCATGCCTATCGTGGACAGGAATTCACTTTACTTGAATACGTAAACCATCCTGGTTACTGTTCCACCATTAAAAGGGGGCATCTAGagtaaaactcaacagtcaaaatgGAGACATTCTTAGCCACTTTAGAAGCAGCCCTGCTCACCTCCAGCAGAGGTGGGGGACAGTAAACGACCACAACCATGCAATAGCAGGCAAGCATTCGGGGTTACTTAGGACAGAAATCACACTGCAAATGTGAACAATTCACTGGATGCCAGGTAAATGACAATGCAACATAATCATCTGAGACTCTCTAAGTGAAGCAGAAACATTTAACTGCtgttaaaaagcatttaaaaaattaagtatttctCTCTAAAAGTATCTCTGGTAAGAATTCCAAGTGGCCCTAATCAAATTTTAGAAGTAGTAAACTGAAAGCACAAATACAAATATGCCAGCTGTCAGGACGGAGAACCAGCTTTTGGGGGAGCCCATGGGGATATCATTGATTACAATGGCAATACAGAAAAAGCCAGTTTATGGGTGCTCTGAATGAGGATGTAGCTGAAACCTGACTTCACACTATTTGGGACGGAAGGGAGGCTGGGAGAGAATGTGTCTGCTTTAACTATTCCCAGGTAAGGTGTTCAGACAGATAGGCAAATATGAAGCTTCAACATGATTCCAactatttttatccatttatcagcaGCTCCCACAAGCCTAACACCTAGAAAACgataagcttttaaaatatgctagattgattttcaaatactttaaaCTTGACAAAAGGGTaagtttctcttttgtttttttataggAGGACTGTCAATGCCCCATGGGGTGGCCTCAATCTGGATGTGGCTCCCACCGGGAGCAGAAGGAGCTACTTTCTCCCCTGTGCGGTAGGAGGATATGCCAAGGCAAAGGACAAAACAGAGAACTAGCAGAAGAGGaggacagagacacagagctGCCCCGTGACCCGAGCGCTGGGACGCTCGTCACTCAAGAGCCTGGTGCGGGTGGACACTCACGTCGGAGGTAGCCGGACTGTGCGTGCCGGAAGCTGGTGGACAGCTCCTGCAGGGCCTGGGCCAGCGAGGCCACCACGTTTCGGAGGAGCCGCTCCTCCTGCTCCGAGCAGGCCCGGCGGGCCCGGCTGGGCAGCGCCTGCACCGCACGCTGACACCTATGGAAGAGCTGGGAGGACAGGGGGCGCTCACAGTGGGCCGGGGGCCCCAAGATGCCTGCATGCCGGAGTGAGACACACAGCGGCTCTGGCCGCACAGGTTGGCGCTGAGGATGGCCAGGAAATAGGAGCTGAGCCAGACCCAAAGAGATGCTATGTGGGCACATGCCGTGTGCATTGCTCCTCACAGCCttctcatttaattctgacaGCCACCCTaactaggtattattattatcatttccactttacagataagaacaCCGGGGTCTGAGGAGTTAAATGAGAATCATACTACTGTTAATTGCTAAAAGCCAGGACCCAAATGCTCTTAACACCCCAGGGCTTCCCCACCCACCATGCCCCATCTCTGTGCAGCAGCAACCCAGGAGgtgtaaacaaatgaaaaataactgcTTGTTTACACACTAGTCACActgctttttaagatttttaaagtatcttttttaaaaagtctttattgaatctgttacaatactcttcctgctttatgttttgtgttttttttggcaagggggcatgtgggatcttagctcccccaaacagggatggaacccatgtcccctgcgttgcaaggcGGATTTTTAACcattgaaccatcagggaagtcctgagtctcattatttcaaaattactCAAGTTTAACATTTTACAAGAGACACTTCCAGGAGGCTGAGTTTCTCTGGGATATTAAGAGATTCAGTCTGGGCAACGGCTCCTCATCTGTTCAATTACAACTacccttctaaaaaaaaaaaaaaaaaaaacaagaaaaaaatttgcacACTAGTATACAATAGAAGTTACACATCTTAAAATCAAATGATTGAACTCAATAATGCTCTGAATTTAATTTTCAGATCAATCCACAGTAGTACAATGAACAATCGAAAAACAGTCCCCACTCCCACAGGAAAAGGAGTGCAGATGCTGAAACCTGGAGGAGGCTCAGGGCCTCCTGGATCCCTCTGTGAACTTCAACCTGGGAAGCGAAACTCTAGGAGTCATTTAGCACTGTACCGTGGCCCGGCTCTTGAGAGGGTGAGgagggcgggagaccaagttccCACCTGAGGACCCCTTCCCCCCTCACCTGCGTGATCTCCTGTGTGGTTATCTCGATGGCATGCTCCTGCTCACTGCTGTCATCCAGAGTAGGTCGATTTAAGTGCTGGTCATGAAGGCTGGCTAACTCCTTCATCTTCTGTTTAATCCGCCCAACATCATACTGTATCTAAACAAATGAAATCCCAGAGCTCCACTCTCCCTCCAGGTGTGTGTCTGCCTCTGAGACAACCAGCTACACTCAAGAGTATGGAGCTCAGTCTTCAGTCAACTCATTGTTGACTGAGCAACCTTTAATTCAAACCATCAGACATTCAAATACCACTCTTCCTGGTTACacagttcttcagtttctttctgtaattcagctgttgtttagtcactaagacatgtccaactcttatgcgacctcatggactgtagcgtgtgaggctccactgtccatgggattttccaagaaagaacactggagtgggtatccatttccttctccagggtatcttcccgacccagggatcaaacccaagtctcctgcattggcaggtagattctttaccactgagccaccagttacTACTAAAACCAAAGTCACAAGCatcccacagacacacacacctttctTGTGGTGTGTGACCTGAATAATTCTAAGTAATAATTCTAAATAACACACTTAAAAGGACATGCATTCAAGTGTAGCCAAATCAATCTTTATGgcagatatctttttttttttttttatggcagaTATCTTAAAACATGTTAATGTTATaattacctcaagaaataagagtGTGAAACAAACACTCCACTTACTTCATCCACTCCATCCACCCATTTAGGAGGGGACCGCTTTGTCACACCAATTGCGGCTTCTGGGTCCAAGCTAATGCCTGACACCAGAGCCATGCGATCATCAGCGAGctacaaagaaataaagggacatgaaaaaattattcaaattcaGTCCAGACAAGCACACTCTTACTCCATTTTAAACGTCGCTCACTAAGACACAGAAATAGAGGAGCAAATGCACTTGCCTGGATTACAAACTTGCTTTTGATACTGCTAGGATATGGAACTGTTTTCCTATCTCTCCACGTACCACGTCTTAATTTCCTTGGACATACTTGTGAATATGAATTTGACTTGATCTGGCTTTGGAAATGTAATGAAAAAGTCAACAAGAGACCCTTAAAAGAAAAACCTTAGTACTGTACTATGATGGGATGGCATGAAACTCAGCA
This region includes:
- the STX16 gene encoding syntaxin-16 isoform X6 encodes the protein MATRRLTDAFLLLRNNSIQNRQLLAEQLADDRMALVSGISLDPEAAIGVTKRSPPKWVDGVDEIQYDVGRIKQKMKELASLHDQHLNRPTLDDSSEQEHAIEITTQEITQLFHRCQRAVQALPSRARRACSEQEERLLRNVVASLAQALQELSTSFRHAQSGYLRRMKNREERSQHFFATSVPLMDDGEDNTLYDRGFTDEQLVLVEQNTLLVEEREREIRQIVQSISDLNEIFRDLGAMIVEQGTVLDRIDYNVEQSCIKTEDGLKQLHKAEQYQKKNRKMLVILILLVVIIVLIVVLVGVKSH
- the STX16 gene encoding syntaxin-16 isoform X1 → MATRRLTDAFLLLRNNSIQNRQLLAEQVSSHTTSSPLHSRSIAAELDELADDRMALVSGISLDPEAAIGVTKRSPPKWVDGVDEIQYDVGRIKQKMKELASLHDQHLNRPTLDDSSEQEHAIEITTQEITQLFHRCQRAVQALPSRARRACSEQEERLLRNVVASLAQALQELSTSFRHAQSGYLRRMKNREERSQHFFATSVPLMDDGEDNTLYDRGFTDEQLVLVEQNTLLVEEREREIRQIVQSISDLNEIFRDLGAMIVEQGTVLDRIDYNVEQSCIKTEDGLKQLHKAEQYQKKNRKMLVILILLVVIIVLIVVLVGVKSH
- the STX16 gene encoding syntaxin-16 isoform X4, with the protein product MSWMSQIKSNSYSQVCPRKLRRGTWRDRKTVPYPSSIKSKFVIQLADDRMALVSGISLDPEAAIGVTKRSPPKWVDGVDEIQYDVGRIKQKMKELASLHDQHLNRPTLDDSSEQEHAIEITTQEITQLFHRCQRAVQALPSRARRACSEQEERLLRNVVASLAQALQELSTSFRHAQSGYLRRMKNREERSQHFFATSVPLMDDGEDNTLYDRGFTDEQLVLVEQNTLLVEEREREIRQIVQSISDLNEIFRDLGAMIVEQGTVLDRIDYNVEQSCIKTEDGLKQLHKAEQYQKKNRKMLVILILLVVIIVLIVVLVGVKSH
- the STX16 gene encoding syntaxin-16 isoform X2, with amino-acid sequence MATRRLTDAFLLLRNNSIQNRQLLAEQLSLTGWADGNNISLQELDELADDRMALVSGISLDPEAAIGVTKRSPPKWVDGVDEIQYDVGRIKQKMKELASLHDQHLNRPTLDDSSEQEHAIEITTQEITQLFHRCQRAVQALPSRARRACSEQEERLLRNVVASLAQALQELSTSFRHAQSGYLRRMKNREERSQHFFATSVPLMDDGEDNTLYDRGFTDEQLVLVEQNTLLVEEREREIRQIVQSISDLNEIFRDLGAMIVEQGTVLDRIDYNVEQSCIKTEDGLKQLHKAEQYQKKNRKMLVILILLVVIIVLIVVLVGVKSH
- the STX16 gene encoding syntaxin-16 isoform X5 — translated: MATRRLTDAFLLLRNNSIQNRQLLAEQELDELADDRMALVSGISLDPEAAIGVTKRSPPKWVDGVDEIQYDVGRIKQKMKELASLHDQHLNRPTLDDSSEQEHAIEITTQEITQLFHRCQRAVQALPSRARRACSEQEERLLRNVVASLAQALQELSTSFRHAQSGYLRRMKNREERSQHFFATSVPLMDDGEDNTLYDRGFTDEQLVLVEQNTLLVEEREREIRQIVQSISDLNEIFRDLGAMIVEQGTVLDRIDYNVEQSCIKTEDGLKQLHKAEQYQKKNRKMLVILILLVVIIVLIVVLVGVKSH
- the STX16 gene encoding syntaxin-16 isoform X7; the encoded protein is MALVSGISLDPEAAIGVTKRSPPKWVDGVDEIQYDVGRIKQKMKELASLHDQHLNRPTLDDSSEQEHAIEITTQEITQLFHRCQRAVQALPSRARRACSEQEERLLRNVVASLAQALQELSTSFRHAQSGYLRRMKNREERSQHFFATSVPLMDDGEDNTLYDRGFTDEQLVLVEQNTLLVEEREREIRQIVQSISDLNEIFRDLGAMIVEQGTVLDRIDYNVEQSCIKTEDGLKQLHKAEQYQKKNRKMLVILILLVVIIVLIVVLVGVKSH
- the STX16 gene encoding syntaxin-16 isoform X3; this translates as MATRRLTDAFLLLRNNSIQNRQLLAEQVSSHTTSSPLHSRSIAALADDRMALVSGISLDPEAAIGVTKRSPPKWVDGVDEIQYDVGRIKQKMKELASLHDQHLNRPTLDDSSEQEHAIEITTQEITQLFHRCQRAVQALPSRARRACSEQEERLLRNVVASLAQALQELSTSFRHAQSGYLRRMKNREERSQHFFATSVPLMDDGEDNTLYDRGFTDEQLVLVEQNTLLVEEREREIRQIVQSISDLNEIFRDLGAMIVEQGTVLDRIDYNVEQSCIKTEDGLKQLHKAEQYQKKNRKMLVILILLVVIIVLIVVLVGVKSH